Proteins from a genomic interval of Chionomys nivalis chromosome 7, mChiNiv1.1, whole genome shotgun sequence:
- the LOC130876807 gene encoding olfactory receptor 2G3-like, with amino-acid sequence MRVAMEGQNVSFPNTFVLVGFSDHPWLEMPLFGVLLLSFILTVIGNSSIIFLSLVDPRLRTPMYFFLDNLSVLDLCVTYTIVPQLLINLWGPEKTIASWSCMAQAYLYQWMGGTECALLAVMAFDRYVAICCPLRYVLIMHLWTCVWLAAVCWALGLANSLVQATLTLYLTLCTKNTLDHFFCEVPALIKLACSDTTMNNLSLALGAVPFGIVSPLTVLTSYSFIARAVLKLPSAKGRRKALSTCSSHLLVVTIFFGPGMYTYFQPPGNNMQSKFLSFFYCVFTPMLNPLIYTLRNKDVKEAWRRILSSQGRRKSLKAR; translated from the coding sequence ATGCGGGTGGCCATGGAAGGCCAGAATGTGAGTTTCCCCAACACATTTGTCTTGGTGGGCTTCTCTGATCACCCATGGCTGGAGATGCCCCTCTTTGGGGTGCTTCTGCTCTCCTTCATCCTCACAGTGATAGGAAATAGCTCCATCATCTTCCTGTCCTTGGTGGACCCTAGACTCCGAACACCCATGTACTTCTTTCTAGACAACCTCTCTGTGTTGGATCTCTGTGTCACGTacaccattgtcccacagctgCTAATCAACCTCTGGGGCCCAGAAAAGACCATTGCCTCCTGGAGCTGCATGGCACAGGCCTACCTCTACCAGTGGATGGGCGGCACCGAATGTGCCCTGCTGGCCGTCATGGCTtttgaccgctatgtggccatctgctgTCCCCTCCGATACGTTCTCATCATGCATCTCTGGACATGTGTGTGGCTGGCAGCTGTATGCTGGGCCCTTGGCCTGGCCAATTCTCTGGTTCAAGCCACACTCACCCTCTACCTTACCCTTTGTACAAAAAATACACTGGACCACTTCTTCTGTGAGGTGCCGGCTTTGATTAAATTGGCATGTAGTGACACCACCATGAATAACCTGTCCCTAGCCTTGGGAGCTGTTCCTTTTGGAATAGTGTCTCCTCTGACCGTGCTCACCTCCTACTCCTTCATTGCTAGGGCCGTGCTGAAGTTACCTTCAGCCAAGGGAAGGCGCAAGGCACTCAGCACATGCAGCTCCCACTTGCTCGTCGTCACCATATTCTTTGGTCCAGGTATGTACACGTACTTCCAGCCTCCGGGCAACAACATGCAGTCCAagttcctctccttcttctactgCGTCTTCACTCCAATGCTCAATCCACTCATCTACACTCTGAGGAACAAGGATGTGAAGGAAGCATGGAGGAGGATCCTATCCtcccagggaaggaggaagtcttTGAAAGCCAGATGA
- the LOC130877653 gene encoding putative olfactory receptor 2W6: MGRTNDSYLQDFILVGFSDRPSLEMILFAFILVFYVLTLVGNTAIILLSLIDPRLHTPMYFFLGNLSFLDLCFTTSIVPQLLWNLWGPDKSITYHGCAAQLYIYMVLGSTECVLLAVMSYDRYVAVCRPLHYTVVMHPRLCLQLVSVAWCCGFLNSFVMCPQTMQLSRCGHRRVDHFLCEMPALIAMSCEDTMLVEACAFVLGVVLLLVPLSLILLSYGLIAAMVLRMKSTAGCRKAFNTCSSHLTVVSLFYGTIIYMYLQPANSYSQDQGKFLTLFYTIVTPSVNPLIYTLRNKDVKGAVRKFLGREKGTGDA, encoded by the coding sequence ATGGGGAGGACCAATGACAGCTACCTACAGGACTTCATCCTGGTGGGATTTTCTGATCGGCCTAGCCTGGAGATGATTCTCTTTGCTTTTATCTTAGTCTTTTATGTTTTAACTCTGGTGGGCAACACTGCGATCATCCTCTTGTCACTCATAGACCCCAGGCTCCACACGCCCATGTACTTCTTTCTTGGGAACCTGTCTTTCCTGGATCTTTGCTTTACTACGAGCATTGTCCCCCAGCTGCTGTGGAATCTTTGGGGCCCAGACAAGAGCATCACCTACCATGGTTGTGCAGCTCAACTCTACATCTATATGGTTCTGGGCTCCACTGAGTGTGTTCTCTTGGCCGTCAtgtcctatgaccgctatgtggctgTCTGCCGGCCCCTGCACTACACAGTGGTCATGCACCCACGCCTCTGCCTACAGCTGGTGAGTGTTGCCTGGTGCTGTGGCTTCCTAAACTCATTTGTCATGTGTCCTCAGACGATGCAGCTCTCCCGGTGTGGACATCGGAGGGTGGACCACTTCCTCTGTGAGATGCCTGCCCTTATTGCCATGTCCTGCGAAGATACCATGCTTGTAGAAGCTTGTGCTTTTGTCCTGGGGGTGGTCCTTCTCCTGGTGCCCCTCTCCCTCATCCTTCTATCTTACGGCTTGATTGCTGCCATGGTGCTGAGGATGAAGTCAACAGCAGGGTGCAGGAAGGCTTTCAACACCTGCTCATCCCACCTGACGGTGGTCTCCCTCTTCTATGGGACCATCATCTACATGTACTTACAGCCGGCCAACAGCTACTCCCAAGATCAAGGCAAATTTCTCACTCTCTTCTACACCATCGTCACACCCAGCGTCAACCCCCTCATCTATACTCTGAGGAACAAGGATGTGAAGGGGGCAGTGAGGAAGTTCCTAGGACGAGAGAAAGGGACTGGAGACGCTTAA